One region of Eubacterium sp. 1001713B170207_170306_E7 genomic DNA includes:
- a CDS encoding cyclopropane-fatty-acyl-phospholipid synthase family protein, translating to MKLEDNLMIQFLKKFDENPFLIKINGKEVLLGEGEPTFVVRFNKSLDIKELRRSTSLALGEAYMRGDIEVEGDLFQALDQLLGQIGKFSLDQSALKKLIFTSNSKKNQKDEVSSHYDIGNDFYRLWLDDTLSYSCGYFKNPDDTLYDAQVNKVDYILEKLYLKEGMSLLDIGCGWGFLLIEAAKKYGINGVGITLSQEQYNKFSQRIVEEGLEGQLTAELMDYRDLPKYGKTFDRIVSVGMVEHVGRDNYNLFLSCADKVLNPKGLFLLHYISALEEHPGDPWIKKYIFPGGMVPSLREMISLAATHRFYVIDVESLRRHYTKTLLCWDANFRAHLDEVREMFDDEFVRMWDLYLCSCAATFHNGIIDLSQILMTKGVNNDLPMTRWY from the coding sequence AGTTTTATTGGGCGAGGGCGAGCCGACCTTTGTGGTTCGGTTCAATAAGAGCCTGGACATCAAGGAGCTCAGGCGCAGTACCTCGCTGGCGCTGGGCGAGGCCTACATGCGAGGCGATATCGAAGTGGAAGGCGACCTCTTTCAGGCCCTCGACCAGCTTCTGGGACAGATAGGAAAATTTTCCCTGGATCAATCGGCCTTAAAAAAGCTGATCTTCACCTCGAATTCCAAAAAGAACCAAAAGGATGAGGTATCCTCCCACTACGATATCGGCAATGATTTTTACAGGCTCTGGCTGGACGATACCCTGAGCTACTCCTGCGGTTATTTTAAAAACCCGGACGATACCCTTTATGACGCCCAGGTCAATAAGGTCGATTATATCCTGGAAAAGCTGTATCTGAAAGAAGGGATGAGCCTTCTGGATATTGGCTGCGGCTGGGGATTTCTGCTCATCGAGGCGGCTAAGAAATACGGGATCAACGGCGTGGGCATTACCCTGAGCCAGGAACAGTATAATAAATTCAGCCAGCGCATTGTGGAGGAAGGCCTGGAGGGCCAGCTGACAGCAGAGCTGATGGATTACCGAGATCTGCCCAAATATGGAAAGACCTTTGACCGCATTGTCAGCGTGGGCATGGTCGAGCATGTGGGCAGAGACAATTACAACCTCTTTTTATCCTGCGCAGATAAGGTTTTAAACCCCAAGGGACTGTTTCTGCTGCACTATATCAGCGCATTGGAGGAACACCCTGGAGACCCCTGGATTAAGAAATACATTTTTCCGGGCGGCATGGTTCCCTCGCTCCGGGAAATGATCAGCCTGGCCGCGACGCACCGTTTCTACGTCATTGATGTGGAGAGCCTGAGACGGCATTACACCAAAACCCTGCTCTGCTGGGACGCAAATTTCAGAGCGCATCTTGACGAGGTGCGCGAGATGTTCGACGATGAATTTGTCCGGATGTGGGACTTGTACCTCTGCTCCTGCGCGGCGACCTTCCACAACGGCATCATTGACCTGAGCCAGATTCTGATGACCAAGGGCGTGAACAACGACCTGCCCATGACCCGGTGGTACTGA
- a CDS encoding KUP/HAK/KT family potassium transporter, translating into MRPLKKSSEIPVSLGAAIVALGVVYGDIGTSPMYVMKSIIAGNGGLNTLDDNLILGALSLVIWTVTLLTTIKYVMIALRADNHGEGGIFSLYSLIKKYKAWLIIPAMVGGAALLADGILTPAVTVTTAIEGLRSLPFVYCFLGDGQSRIVMITLAIIAVLFFVQRAGTKSIGKSFGPVMTVWFLFLAISGIVSMAGNWEILRAFNPLRGAAILFSPDNRAGVMILGSVFLATTGAEALYSDIGHVGRGNVYASWPFVKVCLILNYLGQGAWLMANKNNTALSALTDLNPFFQMLPDNIRIFGVLLSTLAAVIASQALITGTFTLVSEAIRLDLMPHMRITYPSETKGQLYIPLVNLIMWLACSGVILYFRSSARLESAYGLAITLTMLMTTLLLFMYLRCLKGLKILPFIFLIFFGGLEGIFFLSSLSKFESGGYVALLIATLLFAIMAVWHRGTDIERSQALKLHISDYIGMFRDVHMDKRLTTISDNLVYLVNETQGDTIDRDILYSVFDKKTKRARAYWFVSVSVSDEPYTREYAVESFGTDYLFRVKLHLGFKVDQRINVYLRQIVSDLIASQELPPQQRRYSIGDNSTVGDFRFCILRKMLVPESDIPPSDWAAVSLKYAIRRIAGSPVQWYGLENTSVIVEYVPLFIKLKGSNPLKRVDA; encoded by the coding sequence AAAATCGTCAGAAATTCCCGTCAGCCTGGGCGCTGCCATTGTGGCCCTCGGCGTTGTCTACGGAGACATCGGCACCTCCCCGATGTACGTTATGAAATCCATCATCGCCGGAAACGGCGGCCTGAACACCCTTGACGACAACCTGATTCTGGGGGCTTTATCCCTGGTCATCTGGACCGTTACCCTTCTTACCACCATCAAGTATGTCATGATCGCGCTCAGGGCTGATAATCACGGTGAGGGCGGTATTTTTTCACTGTACAGCCTGATCAAAAAATACAAGGCCTGGCTCATCATTCCCGCCATGGTAGGCGGTGCCGCGCTCCTGGCCGACGGCATTCTCACCCCGGCCGTTACGGTTACCACTGCCATCGAGGGTCTTAGAAGCCTGCCCTTTGTCTACTGCTTTCTGGGGGACGGGCAGAGCCGTATTGTCATGATTACCCTTGCCATTATAGCGGTTCTGTTCTTTGTCCAGCGGGCCGGTACCAAGTCCATCGGTAAATCCTTCGGCCCGGTGATGACCGTCTGGTTTCTTTTTCTGGCCATTTCAGGTATTGTCAGCATGGCGGGCAACTGGGAAATTTTAAGAGCCTTTAACCCGCTCAGAGGCGCCGCCATCCTGTTCAGTCCAGACAACCGGGCAGGGGTGATGATCCTCGGCAGCGTTTTCCTGGCTACCACTGGCGCCGAGGCGCTCTACTCAGATATCGGCCACGTGGGCCGGGGCAATGTCTATGCCAGCTGGCCTTTTGTTAAGGTCTGCCTGATTCTGAATTATCTGGGTCAGGGCGCCTGGCTCATGGCCAACAAAAACAATACTGCCCTGAGCGCTCTGACAGACCTCAACCCTTTTTTCCAGATGCTCCCGGACAATATCCGTATTTTCGGTGTGCTTTTGAGTACTCTGGCGGCGGTCATTGCTTCTCAGGCCTTGATCACCGGTACCTTTACACTGGTATCTGAGGCGATCCGCCTTGATCTCATGCCGCATATGCGCATCACTTATCCTTCGGAAACCAAAGGCCAGCTCTATATTCCATTAGTCAACCTGATTATGTGGCTGGCCTGCAGCGGTGTCATCCTCTATTTTCGTTCCAGCGCGCGTCTGGAATCGGCCTATGGGCTGGCCATAACCCTGACCATGCTCATGACAACGCTGCTGCTGTTCATGTATCTTCGCTGTCTGAAGGGTCTGAAAATCCTCCCCTTTATCTTCCTCATCTTTTTCGGCGGGCTGGAGGGCATCTTTTTTCTCTCAAGCCTTTCAAAATTTGAAAGCGGGGGTTATGTGGCGCTGCTCATTGCCACGCTCCTCTTTGCCATTATGGCTGTCTGGCACCGCGGCACAGATATTGAGCGTTCCCAGGCCTTAAAGCTGCATATTTCAGACTATATCGGCATGTTCAGAGACGTGCATATGGATAAAAGGCTCACCACTATATCGGATAATCTGGTCTACCTGGTGAATGAAACCCAGGGGGATACCATCGACCGCGACATCCTGTACTCTGTTTTTGACAAAAAGACAAAACGGGCCAGAGCCTACTGGTTTGTCAGTGTCAGCGTCAGCGATGAGCCCTATACCCGCGAATATGCTGTCGAGAGCTTTGGCACAGATTACCTGTTCAGGGTAAAGCTGCACCTGGGCTTTAAGGTGGACCAGCGCATCAATGTCTACCTGCGTCAGATTGTCAGCGACCTGATTGCCAGCCAGGAGCTGCCGCCCCAGCAGCGCCGGTACTCCATCGGCGACAACAGCACGGTGGGCGATTTCCGGTTCTGCATTCTGCGCAAGATGCTGGTGCCTGAAAGTGATATCCCTCCTTCAGACTGGGCCGCGGTTTCTCTGAAATACGCGATCCGGCGTATTGCCGGCTCCCCGGTACAATGGTATGGCCTGGAAAACACCTCGGTGATCGTGGAGTATGTGCCGCTCTTTATTAAGCTGAAGGGATCCAATCCTCTAAAGCGGGTTGACGCGTGA